Proteins encoded together in one Heliomicrobium gestii window:
- a CDS encoding B12-binding domain-containing radical SAM protein, with amino-acid sequence MGDYDIILVQVPLLAKEYSEPEELEFYDKYWGIFGRVVERDMFKVPIYDVKELPLWIAALGATLEQNDMDVRVLDLSPYGGVNVDYEAIRKELETCSSPVFALSSFTNNFSVCVKISKLIKDIFGESATVVVGGAHASNTAELCLMHGSIDIVCRGEGERAIPDIVKCIKNGKPISQVCGISWKKEDGGVVHNPAASTRILPDELPLPAYHLIPQTYRGIISFARIYTSRGCAYNCAYCADTLWSNRKPIHQTLERTLKQVEAMHNLFDIDLFYVGDESFTYNKSYVQDFGSEMIKRNFKWISQTRTDLITPEILNVMKESNCKLIKFGAESANQHLLNKIRKGITVESIRKACYMAKSAGLNVLLYWMVGLPDESRETAENTIQYAENLFNDKLIDLVEYYITTPYPGTDLYANPNKYNIEIIGKDFDEWREDRPSVTNTQYLSRDEIFQIWKQGLSRFAKCMEGLR; translated from the coding sequence ATGGGAGACTATGACATTATCCTGGTGCAAGTCCCCTTATTGGCTAAAGAATATAGCGAGCCAGAAGAACTTGAATTTTATGATAAATATTGGGGGATCTTTGGCCGGGTAGTAGAGCGAGACATGTTTAAGGTCCCGATTTACGATGTGAAGGAACTGCCTCTCTGGATAGCCGCCCTTGGCGCCACGTTGGAACAGAATGACATGGATGTACGCGTGCTAGATTTGTCTCCATACGGCGGAGTGAACGTTGATTATGAGGCGATTCGAAAAGAACTGGAAACCTGCTCTTCACCTGTTTTTGCCTTGTCCTCTTTTACGAATAACTTCAGTGTCTGCGTTAAAATATCAAAATTAATTAAAGATATTTTTGGTGAATCAGCTACAGTCGTTGTGGGCGGCGCCCACGCTTCGAATACAGCAGAATTATGTCTCATGCATGGAAGCATCGATATTGTATGCAGGGGTGAAGGGGAACGCGCCATACCTGACATTGTTAAATGTATTAAAAATGGCAAGCCCATTTCCCAGGTTTGCGGTATTAGCTGGAAGAAGGAGGATGGCGGCGTTGTTCATAATCCTGCTGCTTCGACCCGTATTCTTCCCGATGAACTGCCATTGCCGGCATATCATTTAATCCCCCAAACCTATCGGGGCATCATCTCCTTTGCAAGAATATACACCTCGAGGGGTTGCGCATACAATTGCGCCTATTGTGCAGATACGCTTTGGAGCAATCGGAAACCCATACACCAAACGCTGGAGAGAACACTCAAACAAGTGGAAGCCATGCATAATCTCTTTGACATCGATCTTTTTTATGTAGGTGACGAGTCATTTACATACAATAAGTCATACGTTCAAGACTTCGGTTCTGAGATGATCAAAAGGAATTTCAAGTGGATATCCCAGACCAGAACAGACTTGATCACACCGGAGATCCTGAATGTCATGAAAGAAAGCAATTGCAAACTAATTAAGTTTGGCGCCGAGTCTGCGAATCAGCACCTACTGAACAAAATCAGAAAAGGAATTACAGTTGAAAGTATAAGAAAAGCCTGCTATATGGCAAAAAGTGCTGGGTTGAATGTATTGCTTTATTGGATGGTCGGCTTGCCGGACGAATCTCGTGAAACGGCTGAAAATACCATTCAATATGCCGAGAATCTCTTTAACGATAAATTAATTGACTTAGTCGAGTATTATATCACGACGCCTTATCCAGGAACTGATTTGTACGCAAACCCCAACAAATACAACATAGAAATCATCGGCAAGGATTTTGATGAGTGGAGAGAGGACAGGCCATCTGTAACCAATACCCAATATCTGTCACGGGATGAGATATTCCAAATCTGGAAACAGGGCCTGTCTAGATTTGCAAAATGCATGGAAGGGCTGAGATAA